In Astyanax mexicanus isolate ESR-SI-001 chromosome 5, AstMex3_surface, whole genome shotgun sequence, a single window of DNA contains:
- the ecrg4b gene encoding augurin-B has translation MVQLSDTFLHTLQQVLSRNVSVGPEAPVEPLILHECLTSYRTFTPTGQQISTMKLHSLSINLLLFLVFLNIYSPSGAEKGQDGSSPNILRKLLKKREALGQSRPEAEVVVSQVKAKEFLSAPQRPRRNLWDRSRPDVQQWIQQFMYMGYDEARLETDLAHWMDHARANDQGRQHHYDENAAMGPRDANAYRHGANVNYDYY, from the exons ATGGTTCAGCTTTCAGACACATTCCTCCACACGCTTCAGCAAGTTCTCAGCAGGAATGTTAGTGTTGGTCCTGAGGCTCCTGTAGAGCCTCTAATTCTCCATGAGTGTCTCACCTCATACAGAACCTTCACACCTACAGGCCAACAGATCTCCACCATGAAGCTCCACAGCCTCAGCATTAACCTCCTGCTTTTCCTCGTTTTCCTCAACATCTACAGCCCATCAG ggGCAGAAAAAGGCCAAG ATGGATCAAGTCCAAATATACTGCGCAAACTACTCAAGAAAAGGGAAG CGTTAGGTCAGAGCCGGCCTGAAGCCGAGGTCGTTGTTTCTCAGGTCAAAGCTAAAGAATTCCTCTCAGCTCCTCAGAGACCCAGGAGGAACCTGTGGGACCGCAGCCGCCCAGATGTGCAGCAGTGGATCCAGCAGTTCATGTACATGGGCTACGATGAGGCT AGGCTGGAGACGGATCTCGCTCACTGGATGGATCACGCCAGAGCGAACGATCAGGGGAGGCAGCATCACTACGACGAGAACGCTGCCATGGGGCCGCGAGACGCTAACGCTTACCGACACGGCGCTAACGTCAATTACGATTATTATTAA
- the otos2 gene encoding otospiralin-like, producing the protein MSRLCVSLMLCVFGLGLFCLAEESREKRDVPNWAMTSSDFFGWIEELRNHAGYDKIEELARTFWAHFPSASRLGYDPPAPEE; encoded by the exons ATGTCTCGGCTGTGTGTATCACTGATGCTCTGTGTGTTTGGGCTCGGACTCTTCTGCCTCGCAG AGGAGTCTCGTGAGAAAAGGGACGTGCCGAACTGGGCGATGACATCCTCAGACTTCTTCGGCTGGATCGAGGAGCTGCGTAATCACGCCGGTTACGATAAAATCGAGGAGCTCGCCAGAACCTTCTGGGCTCATTTCCCTTCAGCCAGTCGTCTGGGTTATGATCCTCCTGCTCCTGAAGAATGA
- the LOC103023759 gene encoding gastrula zinc finger protein XlCGF7.1, giving the protein MEFVEISSTQPTSSSAPDGEIQNNTDEKKIYQCLDCEKSFSQVSYLKAHQRTHTGEKPFECSECGMRFIHQSNLSTHLRIHLGVKPFQCSECGNSFRHRSNLKTHQRIHTGIKPYLCAECGKSFSQQSALRQHQSIHRGEKQHHCLECGKSFNHPSTLRQHQRIHTGEKPYQCGECGMSFVQQNHLIEHQRLHTGEKPYYCSDCEKSFRHISSFTTHKCIPGPSPDVQNLDN; this is encoded by the coding sequence ATGGAATTTGTAGAAATCTCCAGCACTCAGCCGACGTCCTCCTCTGCACCTGACGGAGAAATCCAGAACAATACAGACGAGAAGAAAATTTACCAGTGCTTAGACTGTGAAAAGAGTTTCAGTCAAGTGAGTTATCTTAAAGCACACCAGCGCactcacaccggagagaagccaTTCGAGTGCTCGGAGTGTGGGATGAGGTTTATTCATCAGAGCAATCTCAGCACACACCTGCGCATTCACCTGGGAGTGAAGCCgtttcagtgctcagagtgtggaaacaGCTTCAGACATCGCTCTAATCTCAAAacgcaccagcgcattcacactggaataAAACCGTATCTCTGtgcagagtgtgggaagagcttcAGTCAGCAGAGTGCACTGCGGCAGCACCAGAGTATTCACCGAGGAGAGAAACAGCATCACTGTTtagagtgcgggaagagctttaatcaccCGAGTACGCTCcggcaacaccagcgcattcacaccggagagaaaccgtatcagtgcggCGAGTGCGGGATGAGCTTCGTCCAGCAGAATCATCTCATCGAACACCAGCGacttcacactggagagaaaccctattactgctcagactgtgagaagagctTCAGGCATATAAGTTCATTCACGACACACAAGTGCATTCCAGGACCCAGCCCTGATGTACAAAACTTAGACAACTAG
- the LOC107196854 gene encoding gastrula zinc finger protein XlCGF49.1 codes for MASIEISSTQPTSSSSPHREIQNNIEKKKTHQCSECGKSFRKLSHLKTHQPIHTGEKPYQCSDCGRSFNRQSSLKAHQRIHTGVKPYQCSECGNSFNRLSNLQQHQLIHTGIKPYHCSDCGKSFTHHNTLKTHQRIHTGIKPYLCSDCGKSFNQQSAFRQHQRIHRGEKPFLCSECGKSFNRQSALQQHHRLHTGEKPYFCSECGRSFIQQCHLREHQRIHTGEKPYYCSECEKSFRLLNTFKTHKCIKSSHENMHVNA; via the coding sequence ATGGCATCCATAGAAATCTCCAGCACTCAGCCAACATCCTCCTCTTCACCTCACAGAGAAATACAGAACAatatagaaaagaagaaaactcaccaatgctcagagtgtgggaagagcttcAGAAAATTGAGTCATCTTAAAACACACCAAcccattcacactggagagaaaccgtatcagtgctcagactgtgggaggagttttaatcgacagagtagtCTAAaagcacaccagcgcattcacactggagtgaaaccgtatcagtgctcagagtgtgggaataGTTTTAATCGCCTGAGTAATCTTCAacaacaccagctcattcacacaggaataaaaccatatcactgctcagactgcgggaagagttttactcatcaCAATACTCTCAAAacgcaccagcgcattcacactggaataAAACCCTAtctctgttcagactgtgggaagagtttcaatCAGCAGAGCGCATTCcggcaacaccagcgcattcacagaggagagaaaccgtttctgtgctcagaatgtgggaagagttttaatagacAAAGTGCTCTCCAACAACACCATCGacttcacactggagaaaaaccctatttctgctcagagtgcgggaggAGTTTTATTCAACAGTGTCATCTTCgagaacaccagcgcattcacactggagagaaaccgtattattgctCAGAGTGTGAAAAGAGCTTCaggcttttaaacacatttaagacACACAAGTGCATTAAGAGTAGTCATGAAAATATGCATGTAAAcgcataa
- the LOC111193721 gene encoding gastrula zinc finger protein XlCGF49.1-like, whose protein sequence is MASIEISSTQKACFPTPNRQKQKKSGKDKIHQCSDCGKIFSKLSQLKTHQRIHTGEKPYQCSECGKRFSRQSNLNTHQRIHTGVKPYQCSECGTSFNRQTTLRTHQRIHTGIKPYYCSDCGRSFNQQNAFRQHQSIHRGEKPFHCSECGKGFNQPSTLRQHQRIHTGEKPYQCTECGRSFIQQCHLHEHLRIHTGEKPYYCSDCEKSFRHSTTLKAHKCISHGNVQLHA, encoded by the coding sequence ATGGCATCCATAGAAATATCCAGCACTCAGAAAGCCTGCTTCCCTACACCAAACagacaaaagcagaaaaaatcaGGCAAGGATAAAATCCaccaatgctcagactgtgggaagattttcAGCAAACTGAGCCAAttaaaaacacaccagcgcattcacactggagagaaaccgtatcaatgctcagagtGCGGAAAGCGTTTTAGTCGACAGAGTAATCTCaacacacaccagcgcattcacacaggagtgaaaccgtatcagtgctcagagtgtggaactAGTTTTAATCGCCAGACGACTCTCAGAacacaccagcgtattcacactggaataaaaccgtattactgttcagactgtgggaggagcttTAATCAACAGAATGCTTTCCGGCAGCACCAGAGTATTCACcgaggagagaaaccgtttcactgctcagagtgtggaaagggTTTTAACCAACCCAGTACACTCcggcaacaccagcgcattcacactggagagaaaccgtatcaatgcacCGAATGTGGGAGGAGTTTCATTCAGCAGTGTCATCTCCATGAACATCttcgcattcacactggagagaaaccgtattactgctcagactgtgagaagagctTCAGACATTCTACTACATTAAAAGCACACAAGTGCATCAGTCATGGGAATGTTCAGTTACATGCCTAA
- the LOC111193720 gene encoding zinc finger protein 239, with amino-acid sequence MQEYAAKKKTHHCSDCGKSFTHLSLLKSHQLVHTGEKPYHCLDCGKRFNRRSNLYTHQRIHTGERPYQCLVCEKSFNQQGSFLQHQRVHTGEKPYHCSECGKSFNHQSAFRVHRRIHTGEKPYHCSDCGKSFNQRSHFITHQSIHTAEKLYQCIECGKRFNHQSTLQQHQRIHTGIKPYQCSECGKSFNQPNQLNTHQRIHTGEKPYYCSECGKSFNHQSTLQNHQRIHTGEKPYHCSECGNSFNQLGHLKTHQLIHTGEKPYHCSDCEKSFRHLKTLNRHKCTKMSAGNEQDIFCAPQHHSGNEN; translated from the coding sequence ATGCAGGAATATGCAGCCAAGAAgaaaactcaccactgctcagactgtgggaagagtttcaccCATCTAAGTTTGCTCAAATCCCATCAgctcgttcacactggagagaaaccctatcactgcttAGATTGTGGAAAGAGGTTTAATCGACGAAGTAATCTCtacacacaccagcgcattcacactggagagagaccaTATCAATGCTTAGTGTGtgaaaagagttttaatcaacagggttcGTTCCTTCaacaccagcgtgttcacactggagagaaaccgtatcactgctcggagtgtgggaagagttttaatcatcagagtgcTTTCCGAGtacaccggcgcattcacactggagagaaaccgtatcactgttcagactgtgggaagagtttcaatCAACGGAGTCATTTCATCACACACCAGAGCATTCACACCGCAGAAAAACTGTATCAGTGTATAGAAtgtgggaagagatttaatcaccagagtactctccaacaacaccagcgcattcacacaggaatAAAACCATATcaatgctcagagtgtggaaagagttttaatcaacccAACCAACTAAACAcgcaccagcgaattcacactggagagaaaccgtattactgttcagaGTGCGGCAaaagttttaatcatcagagtaccctccaaaatcaccagcgcattcacaccggagagaaaccgtatcactgctcagagtgtggaaacaGTTTTAATCAACTAGgtcatctcaaaacacaccagctcattcacacaggagagaaaccgtatcactgctcagactgtgaaaaGAGTTTTAGGCATTTAAAGACTTTAAATAGACACAAGTGTACAAAGATGAGTGCTGGAAATGAGCAGGATATTTTTTGTGCACCACAGCACCATTCTGgcaatgaaaattaa